Genomic window (Salinibacterium sp. M195):
CCGAGCCAGTAGAGGGTCTCGCCCCGACTGCCGGGAGCGGCGCCGGCGGTGGTTTCTTCGTCATAGAGCTTCGCGAGAATATCGATCCCGTCGGAGGCTTCATCGCCGCGCACGAGAGCCCGACCGAGGGCGTACCGCACGCCAACGGTGTCGATCTCGAGGCGTTCGGCATAGCGAATCGCCAGGCGGAAACGGCTGGCCGCATCCGCGAACTGCTCCGCTTCGTCATAGAGGCGCCCGGCGAGAACGGTGGTGTCGTGAAGGGGGCCGGCGGCGCCGATCGCGTTGGCGATCGCAGCGGCAGCATCCGCATGCGCAGCGCCCTCCGCGAACTGTTCTGCACTGCCCTGGATGCGGGCACGCAAGACGTGCGCTTGCGCGAGAACTCCGCGGTTGCTGATGAGTTCCTCGAGAGCGCTGAGATATCCCAGCGCGGCATCGATATCGCCAGTGCTTGCGGCGAGATCAGCCAGATAGCGCAGAGCACTCGCCCGAGCTCGAGTGGAGTCGCCCGCCGTCGCATGCTCAAGTGCACTCGAGGCGAGCGCCGTGACGGCAGCAAGATCAGGCTCGTCAGCGCGTAGCAGCACCCCCAGCAGCGAAAGCTCGATGTCAGCCACTTGGGCCGGAGCGAGTTCGTTCGATACCTGCACCGCAACGCTCAACGCGTTCAGATCATCGTCGCTCGCGCGGCCATACAGCGACAATCCCAACAGCTCTTCGAGGGAGGCCTGAGCATCATCGTCGTGCTCGCGCAGTAACGGGATGCGCTCCGCCAGCGCCTTCTCGGCGGCCGCAAGATCGCCGGTAACCACCAGCGTCGCGATCAACGCCGCCAGGGCAGCCGAACGATCCGCGCCCTCTGCCAGATCCGCGGCCCGTTGAGCTGCGGGCAGCGCGGTAGGAAGCCAGCCGATCGCCAACAGTTCCTTGGCGCGCTGCAGCCAGCCGGCGGCATCCGTCGGGTCAGTGTCGGCGGGAGTCACGAGGCCCAGTGTTTCGCTCGACAGGCTCAACGGGTAGTGCTCGTTGGCCAGCGCCTGAGCCTTCTGGATGCGTTCAACCCGGTAGCTATTGCCGGCGCGAGTGTCGAACTGGTCGCCAGTGCGGCGCGCAGCAGTCCAGGCGGCGGCAGCAAGTTCTTTGGCCGTCCATGCGCTCTCGTGTTCTCCGAAGAGTCCGGCGAATTCGCGGGCTTCGGCGCCGCGTACGGTCTGTTCGCCGAAACCGGCGGCGGTCACGGCATCGAGCAGCACTCCGGCGGCGACAAGGCCAGCGAACTGGCCGTCGGCGTTGAGCTGGTCGTGCACAAACCACGAGAGGTGGCGTTCGAGCATGGCGAGGCCGCGCGCTTCGTTGCCGGTGACGGCGCAGAAGATGAGGTGGTTGGCGATGATGCCCAGGTTGTCGGCATTGTCGCGGGCGAGGGCATAGCTGCGAAAGTGGGCGGCGCGAGCGTCGTCGAGACGTCCGGCGCGAAGGTAGGGCAGCAGTGCCCGCGAGAGTGCATTCTCGGGCTCATCACCGCACTGAAAATTGCCAGCGACCAGCTCATCCACGAGAACAATCGCTTCGTCGTCTCGGCCAAGCTCAGCCAAGAATCCGGCTCCGTCGCTGCGTACGCAGGCGTCGCAATGGCTGTAATCGTCGCGGGGCGTGATGGCGAGAGTCGCGCGCAACTGTTCAGCGCGCTCCAGGTCGCCGAGCGCCCACGCCGTGGAGAACTGCGAATTGAGAACACCGCTCTGGCCAAGCCCTCCGGCGCGGTAGTGCTGTTCCATGTCCGCGAGCGCCGCATCGATATCCGCGGTGTCAAAGATCGGTGATGCGGCGAGCGTGCTCGCGATCCACTTGAATTGCCACATGAGTCCGGCGCCATCATGGCCAATCTCATCCGGAAAGCGCACGGGATCTTCGTCATGCTTCGCCAGACACCACGCGAACGACGACAGGAGCGTTTCGGTGTCACCCGTCATGTTGGCGGATGCCGTGAGCCGTACTCGAGCGCGATACTCCAGCTCTTCGTCACCGATGTCAATCGCCAGCGCAATCGCCTCGTCGATGCGAGCGCGTTCTTCTGCCCCAAAAGCCATGGTGTCGATTTCGCTGAACAGTTCGTGGATGCGGGCAACGCTCATAGGGAGGAACTTTCTGGGAGGCTGTCGCCGAGTGTGACACTCATGGCGATGAGATCGGACAGGGAGTTGGTCATCATGGCGCGGTCGCGAACAGTCAACGGGCGTTGGCTTGTGAGAAGTGCTTGCACGTAGAGCAATTGGATGGTGCGGGAGAATACGGCATCGTCGTTGAGGGTGGACAGGGTGCGAACAACGGCGTTGTTCCAGTTGAGGCAGAGGCGGGCGAGGGCTGTGCTGCGGCCATCGCTGGCGACACGTTCCTCGGCGAAGGCATCCATTTTGCCGAGCACGTTCTTCCAGAGGCCAGGCTTGCTCACTTCGCGTGCGGAGCGGCGGTCGATAGAGCGCAACACTTCGGGGTCGGCCAAGTAGAGCCCGGTGACGTTCACATCGGGCATGCTGCGCACGATCACCGCGCAGTCGGCATCGGCGAGAACGGCGCTGGCGCGATCCTCGAGACGCGCCACCGCGGTGCGGGCGTCGAGCGGAGGCACAGCGAGAAAGTCGAGCTCGTCGAGAACACTGACGCGCTCGACAGTGAGGCCATCGACGATCGTGGGCAGCATCCGGGCAATCTCGGTGTCATAGATGTAACCACCGTTGATCACGGGCCGGTCAGCGCTCGCGATGCTCGCAATCTGGCGGAACTCATCGACGGACTCCGTGTAGCGCAACCGGCTGTGGTCGCGAATGAGGCTCTCAATCGTCAGGCGCCCGAGCGTGGTTTCTACGCTCAGCCACGGCGTAATGAACTTCGCGAGCTCCTCGTCGTGAATCACCAACGACTTTAAGGCGAGCGAATGGATGTGCACAAAGTCACTGAGCTGGCCCGGATTGCGAGCAGCAAGCTCCAACACCCACTGCCGCAGCGTCGTGCCGAGAGCCGCACGCGTGTGCTCGAGGATGTCGTCGTCGACGAGCGATTCGCGGCTCGCGGTCGGCGTGAGCGCCGTGCTGTTGAGCACCACGCGCACGAAGAACGCCCAGTCGGGCAGCAGTGCATCCACGTTTTCGCTCAGCAGCATGCGGCCGAGGTAGACACGGTTCGCTTGGCGCGCTCCCGGCGGCGGCGAACTCGGCAGCACATACGCGACGCCCGTGGTGCTGGTGCCGGGCACGCTCAGCGGGATGGCGGCAAAGGGGTCAACGCCGAGCAGTTCCCTGCCGTAGGTAAGCAGGTCGGATGCCGTGGCCGAGTGAGCGTCGAGAAACGGCGCCGCGTGTGTGACGGTCTCAACTCCGCCACCCGGCAGATCGACGCGAACGTCGACCGGCAGAAACTCGGCGAAGGTTCTCGCGAGCGAGAGAACCGTCGGAGTGCTGAGCAGCTCGTGCTGATCGAAGCGCGGCTTGAGCGAGACGGTAGTGCCGATGGGGATGTCACCCTCCAGCTCGCGCACGCTGAACGTTCCGTCGCTATTGCCGATCCACTCGACCGGGGCTGAGCCGCGAGCGGAGCGTGACTGAATCACAATCTGGTCGGCCACCATGAAACAGCTCAGTAATCCGATGCCGAACTGACCGAGGTAGTCGCTGCGGGGAAGATCAAAAATGTCGCGCTTCGAGGAGCGTCCGACGGTCGAAAGAAGCTCGGTCATTTCGTCGGCGGTGAGCCCAATGCCGTCATCCTGAAACCGAAAAGTGTCGTTGTTGGCGCTGAGAGGGGTGATGCGGATGCCGCGGCTCGCGTCTGCACCCTCAAGCTCAGCTCGAGCGGCGAGGGCGTCGCGCCCGTTCTGCAGTAACTCACGCAGGTATACCCGAGGGCTGGAGTAAATGTGTTTGCTCAGGAGGTCGACCACCCCGGTGAGGTTCACTTGAAAAGAGTGGAGATCGTCTCGGGAGTCGGCGTTCACTCTAAAAGTCTCTCACTTGATGAGGATTGTCTGCGAGCCTGCCGCCTTCACCTAGCCATGAGCGCTCTCGCCGGGGTAAACTTGAGTCGTCTTAACTCAACTTTTGTGGAGGGTTTGCAATGGCAAACATGCAAGGTGCCCCTGGTACTGACGAAGAGCAAGAAAGTGCTCTCGACAAGTACGGCGTGAATCTCACCGAGATCGCGCGCAGCGGCAAGCTCGACCCCGTAATCGGCCGTGACGCCGAAATTCGCCGCGTCAGCCAAGTGCTCACCCGGCGAACCAAAAACAACCCGGTGCTTATTGGCGAGCCAGGCGTTGGAAAGACGGCAGTCGTAGAAGGCCTTGCTCAGCGAATCATCGCAGGCGACGTCGCCGACTCCCTCAAAGGCAAGCAACTCATCTCGCTCGACCTCGCAGCTCTCGTTGCCGGAGCCAAGTACCGCGGTGAATTTGAAGAACGCCTCAAGGCAGTTCTCAAAGAGATCAAAGAGTCTGACGGTGAAGTGATCACCTTCATCGACGAACTTCACACCCTGATGGGTGCAGGCGGCGGCGAAGGGTCAGTCGCGGCCTCCAACATGCTCAAGCCCATGCTTGCCCGTGGTGAACTCCGGCTCATCGGGGCAACCACTCTCGACGAATACCGTCAGTACATCGAGAAAGATGCCGCCCTCGAACGACGCTTTCAGCAAGTGTTCGTTGGCGAGCCATCCGTCGAAGACACCGTCGCCATCTTGCGCGGTCTCAAAGAGCGTTACGAAGCTCACCACAAGGTCGCCATCGCCGACTCTGCGCTTGTCGCCGCAGCGACGCTAAGCAACCGTTACATCTCCGGTCGCAAACTGCCAGACAAAGCAATCGACCTTATTGACGAAGCCGCGAGCCATCTCAAGATGGAAATCGATTCGTCACCCGTTGAGATCGACCAACTCAAGCGTGCGGTCGATCGACTGCGCATCGAAGAGCTTGCTCTCAAAAAAGAAAAAGACGACGCCTCGAAAGCTCGCTTGGCGAAGCTGCGCGAAGACCTCGTCGTTCAAGAGAAGCAGCTCAACGAACTCGAAGCACGTTGGAAGATCGAAAAAGCCAGCCTCAC
Coding sequences:
- a CDS encoding lipopolysaccharide assembly protein LapB, with product MSVARIHELFSEIDTMAFGAEERARIDEAIALAIDIGDEELEYRARVRLTASANMTGDTETLLSSFAWCLAKHDEDPVRFPDEIGHDGAGLMWQFKWIASTLAASPIFDTADIDAALADMEQHYRAGGLGQSGVLNSQFSTAWALGDLERAEQLRATLAITPRDDYSHCDACVRSDGAGFLAELGRDDEAIVLVDELVAGNFQCGDEPENALSRALLPYLRAGRLDDARAAHFRSYALARDNADNLGIIANHLIFCAVTGNEARGLAMLERHLSWFVHDQLNADGQFAGLVAAGVLLDAVTAAGFGEQTVRGAEAREFAGLFGEHESAWTAKELAAAAWTAARRTGDQFDTRAGNSYRVERIQKAQALANEHYPLSLSSETLGLVTPADTDPTDAAGWLQRAKELLAIGWLPTALPAAQRAADLAEGADRSAALAALIATLVVTGDLAAAEKALAERIPLLREHDDDAQASLEELLGLSLYGRASDDDLNALSVAVQVSNELAPAQVADIELSLLGVLLRADEPDLAAVTALASSALEHATAGDSTRARASALRYLADLAASTGDIDAALGYLSALEELISNRGVLAQAHVLRARIQGSAEQFAEGAAHADAAAAIANAIGAAGPLHDTTVLAGRLYDEAEQFADAASRFRLAIRYAERLEIDTVGVRYALGRALVRGDEASDGIDILAKLYDEETTAGAAPGSRGETLYWLGHGYLAADEPGSAAGSWEQAVELYLESDDTQSAARALADSASLHAQYNDHETAASLLATAVTHARATPENLNLLVRVLHQAGRAHAEAGNADGLIALDEVLALATEHGADWLHADVTDSKARALASLGKPKEAVALALTASDEYRSAGDPIAGANCERFVAAVLAGENRHDEAVAVLQSVMEQVADHDRLRALTAFDLAESLDKLGRTSDAAAARALAEELG
- a CDS encoding HSP90 family protein; translation: MNADSRDDLHSFQVNLTGVVDLLSKHIYSSPRVYLRELLQNGRDALAARAELEGADASRGIRITPLSANNDTFRFQDDGIGLTADEMTELLSTVGRSSKRDIFDLPRSDYLGQFGIGLLSCFMVADQIVIQSRSARGSAPVEWIGNSDGTFSVRELEGDIPIGTTVSLKPRFDQHELLSTPTVLSLARTFAEFLPVDVRVDLPGGGVETVTHAAPFLDAHSATASDLLTYGRELLGVDPFAAIPLSVPGTSTTGVAYVLPSSPPPGARQANRVYLGRMLLSENVDALLPDWAFFVRVVLNSTALTPTASRESLVDDDILEHTRAALGTTLRQWVLELAARNPGQLSDFVHIHSLALKSLVIHDEELAKFITPWLSVETTLGRLTIESLIRDHSRLRYTESVDEFRQIASIASADRPVINGGYIYDTEIARMLPTIVDGLTVERVSVLDELDFLAVPPLDARTAVARLEDRASAVLADADCAVIVRSMPDVNVTGLYLADPEVLRSIDRRSAREVSKPGLWKNVLGKMDAFAEERVASDGRSTALARLCLNWNNAVVRTLSTLNDDAVFSRTIQLLYVQALLTSQRPLTVRDRAMMTNSLSDLIAMSVTLGDSLPESSSL